CTTCTCCGCTTCAGCCACTTGCCAAACCACCTGATCCCAGCAGGAGGAAAGGCAGACTATTTTGGACACATTGTAGGAAGAGTGCGTTTTGTACAATACATACGATTGCTTCATACGTACGGGCCGGTGAACTCAACGACATTGCTAAGGGTTTGCTTGAGGACCATTATGATGGCCATTTGGATGAAGAGATCTGTGAGACACCCGCTGGGATgacactggatggatggattgaaaaCGGTAAGGTGAAAAGGAAAAATTTGAACTGTAATACGCTTACTCACCTCTTCTAATCTCCATTTACTTGCGATACGGACATAATGACCGGGATGACCATTTATCCTGGTTATTTAAGATGAGACATCATCAGTCATTAGAACCGTGTATTTTAATACAATCAATTGTGTTCATTGCAGAGTTTCTTACCTGCCGAGAAAAAAGGCAACGTAGAAGAGCGAGGAGAAATAGGTGAAGAACTGGAAGGTGAACATCTTGACGGTGAAACTCCTCTCCGTGGTAGCAAACGTTCTGGTTTTCTCTGCCAGAGACATCATTCTTATCAGCAATAAGGTTCATTTAGAATTGGGGGGCAGTTCCCCTACAGACCCCCCTCCTAGCTACGCCAGTGACTGTCATCTATAGTCCGTTTCCACGCCGAATACATTTCGGCGTCTTTTTAAATAAACTTGCAATTCGTCAAGCAGCCTATCATTGTCATCATTGAGCTTTGTTTTGGGAGGTCACCTGCTGTTTCATGTGATTCTTTGTGGTGGCCCAGTTCCAAAGTTCATTCAAAGTTAGTCACCTAATTGTTTGTTTGTGACCACACCTTGATACCATTGCGACACTTTGCTTTCTCCAAGAACCCAGACGCTAACGtcacatagaaaaaaaaaagtgttgcctTTCCAAGCtactaccatttttttccgtgtatagtgcgcccccatgtataatacgcaccctaaaaatggcatgctgatgctggaaaaaagcctgtacccatgtataatacgcacccaatttttatgaattttttttgaaaatttattttttattttttttttaagtcccaatgatcgtcacacacgcagggaggcaatgggtcccatttttatagtctttggtatggtcttaactaggctggatgtaattttttttgttggcattgatttctccgactgcccgtaaacgcaccaccgcgctccgtgcgcgcacgggacagcaaacgagcaggtgatcgagcaagcgtctgatacgagagcattgcggtcgcatggagcgtgtttgaagtgatatcatacggaggccgccattacagatgcgcagaacggatgcgcaagacacgtcagctatataaagagcgagagttcagttctctacctaaatccgtattacaggtaatattttatttcacaacactttgccttgttcctttcttctctgctgttcacttcaaacacgcaaaaaaaaaaaaaaaaaaaattaaaaaaaaaaagaaattaaatttttttttgtacccatgtataatgcgcaccccagattttaggacaataaattagttaaattttgcgcactatacacggaaaaaaacggtagtttaatTCAAAAAGTGAACAGTGAATGTTTGAATCTGGGCCAGAGGGCTCTTGGTTGCACGTTCTGGTGCCAGGCTGCTCTGCTGCAAATTATCAGTGTGCAGCTTTGACTGACAGCCTTGCTACGTGGGCAGATACCAGACCACTCAAAAAGTGTTTTTCTGACTTGAGCAGTTTCCAAATTTCAGATCAGAAGGATCACTTTACGGTCATATCCGGCTAATTTTCATCTATTGTTTGCAAATTGCTTATTCTACGCGATCATGTGAATGAAGATTTGCATTGTTTTGCGTTTTGCGTGTGTGATTGTGTCTTTTGGATGCTCTCTGGAGGAATGTGTGTAATCCAAATTTGGCTCGCCTTCAGCTCTTCAAACCAGTTTGAACTGTCAATCAAATAGAAGCAACTTTTCAAATCTGGAAAATAATTAGGtgtagaagaataataatacataCTTTGGTGTTTTATTGATATTTGTCACAGCAGCACCATTCATTTGGGATTTAGACTATATAAACAAATAGaattacattttgaaaaaaatatttacctaATTCACAGAGTTTCATAGCCACTCTCCTGTTGACCTGCAAGCACAAAGTGTGATCAACCTTACAAAAGACGCTACTCAAAGAAGACAAGGATGTAATTAGGCCTTTTTGTACCCGAGTCATGACGGTGATAATCAGGTAATGAAGAACAGCTCCAAGCATCATGGCTATGCTGTTGGAGTGCGTGGTCATGAACTCCCATGACCCCTCGGCCAATTGCACCGCTGCTATCACCCTGAACACCACCAGCGCGTGCGTCAGGCCGATGATAACCAATATCTGTGAAAACACATTATTTAGTACCGTTCAATGGGACATTTGGATTTTTCCGGCAAAGAAAAAGTAGCTACCATAATAATAACACAAATTAAAACCAGCGTGCTGTTCAGATAGGAGTGCTTGAATTTCTTGGGAGGAGTGTTAGCATCGTTGACAATGTGCAAGATGAGTTCCtcctaaataaaaaaagacacataCAAAGAGAAAGAAACAGCACGGAGAGTAAGCCTAAAGCTAAAGATGCCGTTCCTTTGAAAAGATGATCGATCATACCTCCTCCTCACACCAATCGGACACCTTCCATTCACACACAAAGGAAGTCCGATGTCGTTTCCAGAACTCTAAAAATAGCGTGgctgtaaaaagaaaagaagatgtGCAAAATTAATTAACAAGCCTTGAATGAACCTAGTAGCATACTTCTGCCCGTtagaataataatattataatttGTTAAAATTAGATTCCAGTGGGTTACAACCATGTTAAGGAAAATATTTGTCATCTCTTCAAACAGGATAGTCCAAAGTGCAAAGAAGATAAGTTATGTTCATCCGCGCCTCCACTTTTATACCcccatttgattctttatctttTTATCTCTTTTATGTACAGTCATGTCACTTTGTAAGACTGTACTTCCTCCCAATGGTGTACTCTTCAGAAGGTTGTTCAAATAACGTTAAACCAACATCATTGGCTGAATCAATATTGTACTGCTTAACTACACAGGCTGCATCTGGAAAAATTGTGAACAAGCACACTCACAAAAAAGGATTCTCTGCTGCATTTGATactcttaattttttttccatgaaattGTATTCATTTGACTCCAAGAATCTTCATTTGGGAGTATTTCTCTCACTGATGTTACATTATTTTTCTGTCCATTCAGACTTCAACCATGATGTGTTGCCATGACAATCTAAACTGACCAGAGTCTTCACAATCAGCCAGCTTGTGTAACTTGACCTATAATAGCTacgagactgtttttttttttttcctgccaatTAGATCTCAAATTTGTCTCACACTGGCTCCCTTGGTGGCCCAGAACAATGATAGCATCTTTTTATCCTATGATTGCCTTTGTGTAtcgtctgtctacatgtgttgctgcaccattgCATTCAAATATCTTCCTTATAACGTTGGCTAGTTTACTTACCCCAAACAGCCATGACCATGGCAAATAACACCGTGCCTTCGTTGTCAAACAGGAGACTCACCTGTGAACATGTGAAACCAAAAGTAagactaaagaaaaaaagaaaaaaaaacattgggaaAGTGATGCAGCAACCAACCTTGGCATAAGTGCACGTGTCCGACAGCAGCCACACTTTGCATCTCCTGTCACAAAGAGGGCACATGACTACATCGATGTCGCAGACTTCCTTTCTGCAAGACAACAAACATTTAGGTTGGTCGTAATGACTCGTTAAAGCTGCTGCCATCTCAGGATCAAATCTCACATGAGGGGCGACGTGTTGAAAAAGGCGACGCCATAGAGGAAGACGACAACCCCGATGAGAGCGGGAACGACAAGCATGTACGTGTACCAGCCAAGCCACAAGTAGTACAAGGCCACCTTCTCTCCAAAATAGTTCCTGTAAACACAACACGGTACCATTAAGCTCACAAATGAACTTCCTTGCATTAAATGAATGTTTAAATGAACACCAAGCTGATATGCACACGTGAATTCTAATGTAAAAATGGCAGCAAGTGGGAAGATTCAAATAAAGTGAAACTGTAGTAAATCAAGAGATGCCATTTTGTGAACTTTTACATGCTATTTTTAACAAAGTGAACCCACAGAACACAACTCCAACCCTCCCAGGCATTTagtaatttgtttttaaaaatgacttCAAACAAGGTGTGTGTCATATGAGTCACGTCACGTGTGAAGGATGACAATGTCATTATATCATATAAACAATATGGCCGCAAAGGCTTGATGTGTGGACAAGAAAACAGAAACGTTTGAAGACGTGTTGTAATGCCAACCTGACAGCAGTGATGGGTTGCCCTTGGAAACAAGCGGTCCATCGAGCCCAGCTCTCCGTCAGCTCTCGCTGTTTCTTTTTCTGCGGAGGTAAAGCGAATCAGCGTCATCAAGGGAACGAGAGCGCACGGTGAGGATGGATGGCATCATCTCAAAACACTGCATAAGGCTGTTCAGAACGTGGCAATAACGCTAAGGATGACAAAGACGTCATCTTGGATGACAAAGACGGAGGACCCCCCGAATCACAGtaacaatattaataataatcataataataataattaaaaaaaggaacACTGAAGACACTAAGATGATtgattattgcttaaatttcaTGAAAATGAGCCTTACAGGATTTAAAAGCACAAATTAGCAATGCAACTATCACGTGTCATTTTGCTTCCGCTTTCCCACCAATGAATCTCGTGAAAGGAAAAACCTGCTGACCTGAAGAGGCGCAGGCTTGAAGAAATCAAACCCTCTCACTTGAATGCTTGGATGAGTCACCGGCATGAGACGTCACTTAATGACTCACATGCAGTCAGTGAACTTCACTAGCACCGGTTTTATTGTTTGCAAAGACCTTTACAGAGTTGTGTTACACATTTCTCGAGAAGAATGTAAAACACTTTGGTGGCCTGTGATGTGCTGATATTTAACAGTTGCTAACAGTGTTACGAGCTCTCCTGTTCTGTTGTGTTTAATTGGACCGTTTATGTGACCGGTTGCTCTTTCCAcactctttccttctttctttttagtcaacagcaagtggcaaaatggccatgatggataaaaacgggtgaattttgctgcataactcatattccacaaacgcaatattaatcagaatgccgtgtttaAACTAGCGGGGACACATGCaagatattatttttaaaaaaacatgtccGACCAGTTAAATCAATGACAGCATAATGAACTTGTTACCTCATGCAGGCAAAACTTTGCCTCGAAAACCTTTGTCTTCATCAGAACTCGCAGACCCTCTGGCAGGATCAATAGAGCAGTCAAATGAGCTTTCTCCATTTTCAAAGAGGATTGGCAGTATCTTAAAAGCATCTTACCTCCTGAACTGATAGGTGTGTGGTTCAAGATAAAGTGGACAACCCTTATCCTGAAAGAGAAATGGCCATTGTTTACAAAAACATTGAATAGGAATTCAATGCACAATGTTGTGTTGTGATTTGACCAAGAAGAATGTCTTCTTGCTTTTCTCAATTTATTTCTTCAATTATTTCCGCTTTACCTGGTGCTGAGAGGCAGATTGTTCTGGTCTGAGCTCCAGTTACAGGTGTCAGATACTTTGAGCAGATATCTGTACTTCTCAAAAATCTCAATAGGAGCTTGTACGCCAAAGAAAACCAAGTCATCGTTTAGAATTTTCTGATGAACGAAAAGATGAATTATGTCACTAAAGTGTTACACGCGGAAAGAATTGTTTAATATCTTCCCACTCACTGTGACTTTAAATTTCTTCTTTTTCAGCTGCTCAATGAATTCATTTTGCTTCTTGATGGACTCTCGATCCAGGTGCTCTCTTGATTTGGCAACCAGGACGTAGTCGTATGAGAGTGGGTTGTACTGTGGCTCAAAAACAGTGGAACAATAATTTGACCATTGACATGCAACAGAGACACATAATATGACAACAATCGGCAAGTTGTTCTTTCTGCTGATGTGAGTAGGGCTGTCATTgatgaatatttttagaatggaTTGTTCTATCGATGATTCAACTCATAAATCGAATAATTTGGATAAAATTAATTTTGTTAGtctattaaaaaatgtttttccacaatttatgtttattaaccaattatttttgtttatttggtattaCTGATTAAAAAATAACTAAACAGTTAAGCAGTAGCACTCAAGATGTTTGCAGATGTCTTATTTTGATTACAAATGGCTCTATTATTCCATTATCAAAATATGAGGTGGGTAATTTGATATTAATttgataatttaatttaattcaatCTTTTTTGTAGACTAATCAATTGATTTTGACATCAATAGAAGTGAGCTCCAGTACAAAAACTGTGTCCAAAAAGAGCAAATGGGTTTTGATTGAGATTGTCAATCAATAATTTTGCAATTAGAGTTGGCAGTGGTACATAACTGCTGATTGTTTATCACATAGCCAAATACTGTAATCTTATCATTTTTGGAAAGGCAGAAAGTTTTCGAAGTGAATCCAACCGTCGCTGTAAAATGGTCAAATTAAATTCTCGATGTCTCTTATTAAGTAAATTGAAACAGATtggcaaaaaatgttttaatggtACATAGCACTGCTTTGTTAATAACCCATTTTACAACTTACCAAATGAGGAAGTGACATCTGCTCATTGCCATTCTCTTGTACAATTCCCATTAACTCCAGTAGCTCTATGCTGGACTATTgaacacacacaacaacaacaacaacaacaacaacaacaacaacaacaacaacaacaacaacaacaacaacaacaacaacaacaagcaatGCATTATTTTGTTGCTGAACGATTCCTTTGCAACAACTGAAACATCTCAGTTAAAGGAATAACACTCGGATTGGTGATAAAAATCAGGTAGAAGGATCATTATCGACGTAGAAAAGAATCCAGTTAAACGCTCATGTGGGCGTGCGAACGCATGTGTTTGTGGGAGAAAGAGAAGGCCTGCTGTTTATCACCCCTCGGCGGTTATTCTGACTCACCGCTGTCAGCGGACGAGGTTAATCTAATGTGACCATGTGGTGGCATGTGCGTTCTCAATGTCACGCTGTTTTATGCACAGATGCATTTGGCGCAAAACTGCGTGTGGCAGGCTGTGATTGTGTATCAACATGATGACAACATAATGACACTACATTGGCTACATCGACGCAAACCCTACAGCGATCACATGCAACATATTGAACGTGACCATTTGAATCGCTGGGCTTGTGAATAGTAGGGTTGAGCAATTTATCAAATTCATAAACTGGCCTTCACATTAGGCTAACCTAGAAAACACCCAAAAATATCTATAATTGGTTTTGTAATACAGATTAATCGATTGGTTGTGTTTGTTAAAAATACATAATCTTTAGTgatttacaaaataaacaattgagcAATGTCACACGAGTAGGACTGATTGTTTTTGATAATCGATTAGACGCCTTTAGTGTATACTCCCACTACATTGTTTCAATTgttagattagaaaaaaaaagtcagattgTGCTATATGTGTTATAGGTCAAATTAATGGTAAGAAAATCTTGGGTGTCACATTTTATATTTCAAAATCCTTAAGTTTGAATAGTGGCGTGGAGACATTTTATATCCAAAGAATGTGCATGCCCGTTAACTGGACAatgttgttcctttttttttttttttcccccaaaaccgCTATTTTATTACATTTCATTGTTGCGGTGTGATTAGCAACAAACGCTTTAGGTGTTTTGATCTTCAGGAAGGTCTTCAAATCAATGACAGTACATGCATCGTAAAAGCTGTTAAACAAGAATTAGGTGTCAGTATTGACAAATGAAACTGTGACCTGGAAATCCCAGGTTAACAATTGTTAACCTGGGATTTCCAGGTCACATTAATGCTCCGTTTTAATCGACATCATCACGGACCTATTCATTTAATGTTTATACTTATAGTTGCAGTGGTGGAAAAATGCAAAGTAGAACCATGCCGAGAATTTGAACTCTATATGGATAAATGTGgtaaacaaaaatgttgacaaaagCCTTCTGGTATGACACAAGGGAGTTGTACACCCACAACAATCTATTCACggtgtcaatcaaaagtgaaTCTTTCGAAGGGAGGACTGTTGAATGCTTTTCTCGAGTTGGACCTACATCTGATGATGATGTGAGGCCATTCCAGTTGGCCATATTGTGAGATAGTGTCATGTTAACAACATGCATGTGTTTTGCCGAATGTCGTGACATACATTTCGTAACGTAATTTTTAAAACTATAAAATGCCTAAGAATGATTTCTTACCTGCCTCTTGTGTCTTGACATGATCGGCAGTGCGCaaacggattaaaaaataaatatatacaaggaaaaaagaaGTGACTCTCCTCGGCGGTGATTCCACGTCCTTCCGTAGCCTGCTCTGAGCTCCTGCGAGCGGCCAGGTAACTTCCGTAGTCCTCCTACGCAAAAAACGTGTCGTTGTTGCAAAGAATGTAGGAGCGACTCCACCTGTTGCTGACGCCAATACGACCAGCTTCTTCCTCTCTGTCGCTTCGCTGAGAGCAGCGGGCGATGTAAACACTTGAGCCACGAACTGGGGTATTAGCTTCATGCAGACCAAGCTTTCTCTCTGGTGTAGGTAGGTCCTCCTCAGGTGCGATGGAATGAATTTGTTGCCGCCTCCTCAAGTGATGCATAGTGGCTTGTGCTGACCGCTAGGTGGCAGCAAATGCAATTATTTAAATCAGGGATGGGCACGCTTGAGTACGAAAGGGTTATTTGGACATTTTAAACGAACTAATTActcgtgtctgtctgtctgtctgtcttataAATTTATACTTCGTGTAgtgagagagacacacacaaggGTAGCGAGCCATGACTCTTACGGCAAGCTTACTACAATTTTAATTTCCTTTCAAAATTAACCGTAAAAATGATAACCACATACCTGGACAATTATGTAATTATACTGCATGGGATGAATCCTTTGAAACTGCattgaaaaaaggaaaatgtattgtaaaaaatgaaataatcagAGCATTTACGTCATACATCTGTTTAGGAAGTGTGTCAAAAAATGGACCCCGTTTAACACTGTGCCCCCCACCAGCATTTAAATTGCCCATTGGTCACCTAAActtgatgttttattttaaatgtcaatAAATCTGTTCCTGTTTACACAAAACACATGCGgtttgcagggctcgaaactaacgattgcccgattgcccggggcaagtagcgatggcagacgggcaagtagaatttttcctcacttgcccgaacttgccctgccataataccatgttttcaagctgtaaaaagacgattttgtgcataatttctcgcaacttctgccgcttctggtccgacattttgttttctagggagcggttagtttctcgtgtaagtctgcaatacattgataacggcaaagcgcttcgtaattaaatgcatgctccctcacccgtccctggctcttctgcgcctgcgcaccagcagagcttgtttccggttgaattttggtactacagtagactagtgtggtttaattgcatcaaaagttctacactgtattaaaacaggctgcaggcacaatatgatggaataaaaacatatgaaggcaaaacttatagtgttgtcttttttattgcaaaaatgtgtcgggcaagtaaaaatcaactccaaaaaaattcgggcaagtaaaattttgtttcgggcaagtaaaattttctccaacttgcccgagggcaacttgggcaaaaaataagcttcgagccctgcggtttgttttgcattttgtttcCTACCCTTAGATGAGCCGAAGCTATGTATCAAACTGTGACTTCTGTCCAACCGTTTGCTTCCCTTGTGGTAATGGATTTTTGCATATGGCTTTACCATCATAACTGTCGTCCACCCTCCGTGAGTTTGGCTCAATGTATCTTctaattaaaacaaatgtgACATCCCAGCGCTAAAGCCTTCAAGTTTCTTGGATTAGCCTGGAAACTTCCAGCTCCAGCAGTTTTTCTGTTGATTTGAGGTCACTTCATGACCTTGATAAGCTTCTTCCTGAGCCGCTCTTTTATTGTCTGGCAGTATGGTTTGGGTCATTGTGCCCTTGTGCTATAAACCAGCCCTAAAACACATTTCCTCATCCAAAACTAACTGTGGGAATGGTGTTCCAAACACGACAAGGCGAGTTGATGCCAAAAAACTTTGGGCTCATCTAACCACAGCACTTTCGCCAGAGCTGTATCATTTAAATGTTCACTGGTGAACATAAGGCGGGCCTCCACATGTGCCTGCAAGATTGCAAGGGGATCAAATTTGGGAGTATTTGGACACATGAAATAATTTTCCACAGCGGCCATCTCAGTACTGGTCACAGAGGGGATATCATACTTTTTATCAGTAGTCTTCATTTAACTCGACACACAAGTGAAACATTTGGACAAAGTGTGTCCATTTTAAaatttccactttcaacttgtATTTACTGTAAGCGATATACTGAATTACATACTGTATATTCCAATATTACAGTTCATCGAATCAAAATCAAAGGTGGTCCTGCTTGTCTTGTCATTACTGGCAACTGTTTACCATTAGACATTGGCAGTGCACACCCAAGAAGCGCCACATGTTGCGGAGAACGGACAATATGAGACTGAAGAAAAAGTGGTTAGGGGAAATGAGTAGCTGTATTTCTGTGCATGCTGCCACACCCCGCATTGCAGCCCAACGTAATTACACGAGTACAGGACGATGGAGGCCACATAAAGGACAGCAACAAGGCCCGGACACTAAATTTAAATTCATGGGCGATGGCAAGGGAGAGGCTTTCCTGAACTGGAGGACAGGGTGCAGAGTGGAATTGAGGTTAAACGCTGTGAACtgcaggagagaaaaaaaaatgtcacaaaacttTGCTTGTTACACCTTAGTTGTATTTCctcttttattacatttttggAGCCATACTCGGCAGCCATGTTCAGGGCAGCAGATAAACACCATTGCAATAACTTAATAAGGCTGGTGTAaactgttgtggctttatgctctgatacactgttgtagtgttgtcactaaccgtgggttgcttactggttgtttcaccaataatacacggaggcaaggatgcagtacaagtcgatcttttactgcccgctcagtccacatctccccgactctcaatacagacagaccacacagtcgagcaccgagtgctcgattccaatctaccacatccctcttttccaactgagaagtagcttatctagtatcggttaccttaactctttggtatcaacattgatcaaaatttcgacatgcatatatcaattacaaacaaatcatgtttcaacaaccctaatggctttcaacaatcttttttttttttccttccgaacctataacattttataacacttcacgataaacacaaaacatccacactttaatttctccatcactttctttcttaacattgagtaacaacatcactttgtcattcagtgtacctggcagggcgcctaactgctctgccactcctggtatagcatgtgggcatactgtccacaggcacaggacaagggttgcgtggtaccggttccagtggtggtgagtccactgttgcagtagcctgagtatgttgaaactcagagtccaaatgttcatcagggtgagagtctttgaacaggcttgggtgtatctttctcagatgtcgcctgttcctcctgcgtgtcctccctgccggtgtctgtacagtgtaggagcgtggttcatctcgctgcctgatgacaaccgctggctcccagccgcgtcgcgtctgcatgtgcaccgtgtctcctggggtcagcactggcagttgctttgcacgctggtcgtagtgttgcttttgccgggactgcaagtcctgtattctttcgagaatatgctgtggggatgactgtttcagcacagcactggaacatggaagtgtgctgcgcaggactctacccatcaacatttgtgcaggtgtcaggtttagtcctgtcaccggtgtgtttctcagcgacagcaacactagatgtgggtcagtgccagtctgcactgctttcttcagcgcgtgttttaccgtctttatggcccgctccgccattccatttgaagagggaaaacctgggctggagtgtgtgagcttgaactcccatgaagctgcaaatgactgcatctcatagctggcgaatgggacatgatcactcactacctccttaggtatcccatgtctggcaaagacagacttcatcttctgaatcaccgtgcgagctgttttatcagtcaggttgagcacttctggatattttgtcaggtaatccaccaac
The window above is part of the Syngnathus typhle isolate RoL2023-S1 ecotype Sweden linkage group LG7, RoL_Styp_1.0, whole genome shotgun sequence genome. Proteins encoded here:
- the LOC133156847 gene encoding anoctamin-9 isoform X2 — its product is MSRHKRQSSIELLELMGIVQENGNEQMSLPHLPQYNPLSYDYVLVAKSREHLDRESIKKQNEFIEQLKKKKFKVTKILNDDLVFFGVQAPIEIFEKYRYLLKVSDTCNWSSDQNNLPLSTRIRVVHFILNHTPISSGEGLRVLMKTKVFEAKFCLHEKKKQRELTESWARWTACFQGQPITAVRNYFGEKVALYYLWLGWYTYMLVVPALIGVVVFLYGVAFFNTSPLIKEVCDIDVVMCPLCDRRCKVWLLSDTCTYAKVSLLFDNEGTVLFAMVMAVWATLFLEFWKRHRTSFVCEWKVSDWCEEEEELILHIVNDANTPPKKFKHSYLNSTLVLICVIIMILVIIGLTHALVVFRVIAAVQLAEGSWEFMTTHSNSIAMMLGAVLHYLIITVMTRVNRRVAMKLCELEKTRTFATTERSFTVKMFTFQFFTYFSSLFYVAFFLGRINGHPGHYVRIASKWRLEECHPSGCLTDLFIQMAIIMVLKQTLSNVVEFTGPWFGKWLKRRRTHKLQRKCANCYLKDEAQAKLGAELCDNCKMRDWLNNYRLKDVDSFSLFNEFLEMVIQFSFTTIFVAAFPLAPLLALINNVIEIRLDAIKMVTLERRLIPKKTNDIGVWIDLLEAIGVLAVIANGLVIGVSSDFIPRLVYRYIYGPCANGTATDIDCMVGYINNTLSTVSTYNPEIRKEFSPLQMVTPNGANVTSCSYKDYRNNEDYNLTPQFWLILAVRFAFVILFEHIVVICKFIAAWFVPEAPMQVKNDSLYDKFERLKEELRSFEERQR
- the LOC133156847 gene encoding anoctamin-9 isoform X3, producing the protein MSRHKRQSSIELLELMGIVQENGNEQMSLPHLYNPLSYDYVLVAKSREHLDRESIKKQNEFIEQLKKKKFKVTKILNDDLVFFGVQAPIEIFEKYRYLLKVSDTCNWSSDQNNLPLSTRIRVVHFILNHTPISSGEGLRVLMKTKVFEAKFCLHEKKKQRELTESWARWTACFQGQPITAVRNYFGEKVALYYLWLGWYTYMLVVPALIGVVVFLYGVAFFNTSPLIKEVCDIDVVMCPLCDRRCKVWLLSDTCTYAKVSLLFDNEGTVLFAMVMAVWATLFLEFWKRHRTSFVCEWKVSDWCEEEEELILHIVNDANTPPKKFKHSYLNSTLVLICVIIMILVIIGLTHALVVFRVIAAVQLAEGSWEFMTTHSNSIAMMLGAVLHYLIITVMTRVNRRVAMKLCELEKTRTFATTERSFTVKMFTFQFFTYFSSLFYVAFFLGRINGHPGHYVRIASKWRLEECHPSGCLTDLFIQMAIIMVLKQTLSNVVEFTGPWFGKWLKRRRTHKLQRKCANCYLKDEAQAKLGAELCDNCKMRDWLNNYRLKDVDSFSLFNEFLEMVIQFSFTTIFVAAFPLAPLLALINNVIEIRLDAIKMVTLERRLIPKKTNDIGVWIDLLEAIGVLAVIANGLVIGVSSDFIPRLVYRYIYGPCANGTATDIDCMVGYINNTLSTVSTYNPEIRKEFSPLQMVTPNGANVTSCSYKDYRNNEDYNLTPQFWLILAVRFAFVILFEHIVVICKFIAAWFVPEAPMQVKNDSLYDKFERLKEELRSFEERQR
- the LOC133156847 gene encoding anoctamin-9 isoform X4, with amino-acid sequence MAMSRCHFLIWIRVVHFILNHTPISSGEGLRVLMKTKVFEAKFCLHEKKKQRELTESWARWTACFQGQPITAVRNYFGEKVALYYLWLGWYTYMLVVPALIGVVVFLYGVAFFNTSPLIKEVCDIDVVMCPLCDRRCKVWLLSDTCTYAKVSLLFDNEGTVLFAMVMAVWATLFLEFWKRHRTSFVCEWKVSDWCEEEEELILHIVNDANTPPKKFKHSYLNSTLVLICVIIMILVIIGLTHALVVFRVIAAVQLAEGSWEFMTTHSNSIAMMLGAVLHYLIITVMTRVNRRVAMKLCELEKTRTFATTERSFTVKMFTFQFFTYFSSLFYVAFFLGRINGHPGHYVRIASKWRLEECHPSGCLTDLFIQMAIIMVLKQTLSNVVEFTGPWFGKWLKRRRTHKLQRKCANCYLKDEAQAKLGAELCDNCKMRDWLNNYRLKDVDSFSLFNEFLEMVIQFSFTTIFVAAFPLAPLLALINNVIEIRLDAIKMVTLERRLIPKKTNDIGVWIDLLEAIGVLAVIANGLVIGVSSDFIPRLVYRYIYGPCANGTATDIDCMVGYINNTLSTVSTYNPEIRKEFSPLQMVTPNGANVTSCSYKDYRNNEDYNLTPQFWLILAVRFAFVILFEHIVVICKFIAAWFVPEAPMQVKNDSLYDKFERLKEELRSFEERQR
- the LOC133156847 gene encoding anoctamin-9 isoform X1 — encoded protein: MSRHKRQSSIELLELMGIVQENGNEQMSLPHLYNPLSYDYVLVAKSREHLDRESIKKQNEFIEQLKKKKFKVTKILNDDLVFFGVQAPIEIFEKYRYLLKVSDTCNWSSDQNNLPLSTRIRVVHFILNHTPISSGGKMLLRYCQSSLKMEKAHLTALLILPEGLRVLMKTKVFEAKFCLHEKKKQRELTESWARWTACFQGQPITAVRNYFGEKVALYYLWLGWYTYMLVVPALIGVVVFLYGVAFFNTSPLIKEVCDIDVVMCPLCDRRCKVWLLSDTCTYAKVSLLFDNEGTVLFAMVMAVWATLFLEFWKRHRTSFVCEWKVSDWCEEEEELILHIVNDANTPPKKFKHSYLNSTLVLICVIIMILVIIGLTHALVVFRVIAAVQLAEGSWEFMTTHSNSIAMMLGAVLHYLIITVMTRVNRRVAMKLCELEKTRTFATTERSFTVKMFTFQFFTYFSSLFYVAFFLGRINGHPGHYVRIASKWRLEECHPSGCLTDLFIQMAIIMVLKQTLSNVVEFTGPWFGKWLKRRRTHKLQRKCANCYLKDEAQAKLGAELCDNCKMRDWLNNYRLKDVDSFSLFNEFLEMVIQFSFTTIFVAAFPLAPLLALINNVIEIRLDAIKMVTLERRLIPKKTNDIGVWIDLLEAIGVLAVIANGLVIGVSSDFIPRLVYRYIYGPCANGTATDIDCMVGYINNTLSTVSTYNPEIRKEFSPLQMVTPNGANVTSCSYKDYRNNEDYNLTPQFWLILAVRFAFVILFEHIVVICKFIAAWFVPEAPMQVKNDSLYDKFERLKEELRSFEERQR